In Ovis canadensis isolate MfBH-ARS-UI-01 breed Bighorn chromosome 3, ARS-UI_OviCan_v2, whole genome shotgun sequence, one DNA window encodes the following:
- the LOC138436349 gene encoding uncharacterized protein, with product MELRGLSSALPRRRAGPTSPGSARPRPPESGADPPAFRSGAGAAWARAARIPRRVPRSAFSLAPGGRPRAGCAAARRGLGSRAHSACSPASAASRGRRARQRAPERARLAPPALTSARGAAAATATSRVPDGFCAARLRPSLTPRSAGPQSRRRVDDRPAESRSLSEDGSWFCASMRTVQ from the exons ATGGA ATTGCGCGGACTCAGCTCAGCCCTCCCGCGGCGCCGAGCCGGTCCAACCAGCCCGGGCTCCGCGCGCCCTCGGCCGCCGGAATCCGGCGCCGACCCGCCAGCCTTTCGCAGCGGAGCCGGGGCCGCGTGGGCGCGCGCGGCCCGGATCCCGCGGCGGGTTCCGCGCTCCGCGTTTTCGCTCGCGCCAGGCGGGCGGCCGAGGGCGGGGTGCGCGGCGGCGCGGAGAGGGCTGGGGAGCCGGGCGCACTCCGCCTGCAGCCCCGCGAGCGCCGCCTCCCGCGGCCGCCGCGCCAGACAGCGCGCCCCGGAGCGTGCCCGCCTCGCGCCGCCAGCGCTGACCTCCGCGAGGGGCGCCGCGGCCGCAACGGCCACGTCCCGGGTGCCGGATGGTTTCTGCGCTGCCCGCCTTCGCCCGTCGCTGACACCGCGGAGCGCGGGTCCGCAGAGCCGACGCAGAGTCGACGACCGTCCAGCCGAGTCCCGCTCCCTCTCTGAG